A window of the Enoplosus armatus isolate fEnoArm2 chromosome 5, fEnoArm2.hap1, whole genome shotgun sequence genome harbors these coding sequences:
- the igsf10 gene encoding immunoglobulin superfamily member 10 isoform X1: MSVCACSASYLRRWLLKALLFLAAVLPTSGDCPKSCACYVPTEVHCTFRYLTAIPDHIQPAVERINLGYNSITILSENDLSGLENLELLMLHSNTIHSIEDRAFQDLKSLQVLKMSFNKVKEINKDTFKGLDSLLRLHMDHNHIEFISPEAFYGLTKLQLVHLEGNHLQQLHPDTFITLRHSQVFKVSSVRNIHLSDNLLTTLPADIFSGCSQLENLFLHGNPWTCDCRMKWFSVWAQRKTGVLKCKRDRRYPRGQLCPVCETPALYHNEPISLLPSDAFTCTKPWIQPHLKQKNISLDEGDFTPVSPKDFIAPLGSIQMNLTDQFHSDASLSCTVQRPSVFENLTQTLEEEEEEGNNVTMLTVGITTYLVCNIDYEHIQQLWQILATYSDSPMRLERGLMLARSPEMVYRYSQMKTEVGKEGIHTNIEAEIKASPAWLMQGEVSFQLDRTTTTFSTLHIKYQSAVNLRVENTSPKRDRYSWTMIKRDNQTKTEHTVLTGGVAQLSCQIRGEPKPLLEWILPDGSKVRAPYSSEDRRIIITAEGKLTLRGAEASDTGLYRCIATNYLDADILIFRVTVLSPDVEEVEVNSVQLSRPLGENLVFDCSSSGSPEASSQWILPDHSVLDKSQGNRKMYKNGTLLIQGLTARDRGFYRCLVANHLGVDLLVSQVTVTEERSETVTVLDSEGSGMEMEDKVDPSLAENTVTFNEIPSSSPSDRTSQESRTITSDRPYPRLRSQGRGSAGGRLGQRRRGLVSNRRIWSSRVFDKASRKVDPQKFAELMKRAQDGPRIKTGTEKESMKYEDSNTGLSGDDEIGSGEDHNEDHLIIVPRPRRVKPTSQKGRLFGQENRQLETITSKQTGQGSNVATTGAHQIVGMETTVSNHIDLSQVTENTNTATTESYMQSDSTPIKSTFTHYPKERSGSQSDAVTPYNTISHNTGLSSFHEITEFYAMERTTMPDSNRRPVTLRFTITDTSQETQLQFSGEQPAEPETSTGAGLSFTTDTNVTPMRDGPGPVELVVHTSTDPESQTTFTAITTTERQQDEITFHTTQTIKSPRMPAGSTIISRQQIHIIPHKNSRGGGRRRTFQGRRRIIKPNRITDIQSFINKLQQPSLKKEGNATLPYRIELTTDCECDEDKKKTSSTDPSTTNYYITSNTPFTHTESRPEVSSGYITSADAPEFDPTFDPFLTTNKEPSISTTATTTTIASKVIRGRIPWNRLFGGREREKILGRLKRPFITQKTSTTAETTTVTPITSPAAMPTTAANTLTEPETLSPSRHTGNKEGSLNDDYGDVSSADFEFTTLGPSFHHLTTTNPSYYSKSATTAETPPESQTLPSPPTVKPPSRENPDETISSGSGGLPDNLYVIRQKPGGTRGRQGRRRRPFRGRRPFKKPAIIKSHSATTTEALTTVVTTMETTMDTTTLPQWTASLYKPLYTPFRKEDRTAIAVSTDQTSKEVTDFYEEFDWRISSSLPGYTSTKAPLIPSTTFTPTTIFMPATTKGPYTTARPRVHSNIRPPTQRNNGHTSRRPPLRRIRPTVQSSGARDSVDKGLTFDTMTILTAEQGYTNTPAPFNNIDPHNAISGVYSHATGNEATSANIAGFEPTTKGMTTKPKIVGGNAASFTVLSNSDAFLPCEAVGNPQPAITWKRSTSTGSTVTIKGRMGKFEVLSNGTLSIQNANIKDRGQYLCLAENDHGSDKLLVTLSVVAYPSRILEPKMREIKSHAGNTVEMKCNAEGRPTPMISWILANRTQVRGQNTEKGRVSVSAEGTLVIERVSVYDRGHYKCIASNPAGADTATVRLQVVAAPPGIVEEKRQQVKAGVSQKVWLPCTGQGSPQPTIHWVIHDGSVIRSNRPTSNARISVYVNGTLHIKDVTPADSGKYECIATSSTGSERRVVTLTVERQESAPQIVETSHRVTELFFGDQLRLNCSATGDPKPRIIWRLPSKAVVDQWHRMGSRIQVLDNGTLIVNTVSDKDAGDYLCVARSKIADDLQLMRVSVSMKPAKIEPKLYGKKQVPYGNDFKVDCKASGAPKPEISWGLPDGTVVNSALQSDASSGVGRARRYTLFDNGTLYLNQVGMSEEGDYTCYAENQVGKDEMHVHISVVTAAPRIRPPSQTYARVTPGGNIRFDCEALGEPKPKILWMLPTNDVIAASNERYLMHVNGSLDIRDVKLIDAGEYVCMARNPAGENRKVYKLDIEGNPPVINGYRQNRTVIKDVAAKFSRKLIDCKAEGDPTPSITWIMPDNIFLTAPYFGSRINVHHNGTLEFRNVRPTDTAEFICMARNDGGEAVMVVQLEVTSMLRRPIFKNPFNERIVSRIGKTTVLNCSADGHPMPEIIWTLPNGTRFTGEPNHGSHHHLGKDGTLVIYSPRKEDAGKYRCGARNFMGYIEKLIILDVGQKPYILTRPRGIIRSVSGEPLFLHCLSDGSPRPRIYWTIPGGHTLTRPQVLGRYQLLENGTLVIQDTTLHDRGNYICRAQNNAGEAVLTVPVIIIAYPPRITTGPPPSVKAVTGTPIQLNCAAIGIPKPEITWELPDRSVLSAADQGRPMGSELLHPQGTLIIQRPTASDSGTYKCLAKNHLGTDSKATYVHVL, from the exons GTCCTGAAGATGTCCTTTAATAAAGTAAAGGAAAtcaacaaagacacattcaaaGGCCTGGACAGTCTGCTGAGACTCCACATGGACCATAACCACATTGAGTTCATCAGCCCAGAGGCTTTCTACGGCCTAACCAAGCTACAGTTGGTCCATCTGGAGGGTaaccacctccagcagctccacccAGACACATTCATCACACTGAGACACAGCCAGGTGTTCAAGGTTTCCTCAGTAAGAAACATCCACCTGTCAGACAACCTCCTCACCACTCTGCCTGCAGATATTTTCTCAGGCTGCAGCCAGTTAGAAAACCTCTTCCTCCATGGCAACCCATGGACATGTGATTGCCGTATGAAGTGGTTCTCAGTGTGggcacagaggaagacag GGGTGCTGAAATGCAAACGAGACAGGAGATATCCGAGAGGCCAGCTGTGTCCTGTTTGTGAAACTCCTGCCCTTTACCACAACGAACCTATATCCCTTCTCCCCAGTGATGCCTTCACTTGTACAAAACCCTGGATCCAACCCCatttaaagcagaaaaacatcagcCTGGATGAGGGGGACTTTACTCCAGTTTCCCCCAAGGACTTCATTGCCCCATTAGGCTCCATACAAATGAACCTGACTGACCAGTTTCACAGTGATGCCAGTCTATCCTGCACGGTCCAGAGGCCCTCTGTTTTCGAGAACCTGACACAAAccttggaggaggaggaggaggagggaaacaaTGTCACCATGCTTACTGTTGGCATAACTACATATTTGGTGTGTAATATTGACTATGAACACATACAGCAGCTGTGGCAGATCCTAGCCACCTACAGTGACTCTCCCATGAGACTGGAGAGAGGCTTAATGCTGGCCAGAAGCCCAGAAATGGTGTACAGGTATAGTCAGATGAAAACGGAGGTGGGAAAGGAAGGAATTCACACAAACATTGAGGCTGAGATTAAAGCCTCCCCTGCATGGTTGATGCAGGGAGAGGTGAGCTTCCAGCTTGACCGCACTACTACTACTTTCTCTACTCTGCACATTAAGTACCAGTCTGCTGTCAACCTACGTGTGGAAAACACATCACCTAAGAGGGACCGCTATTCCTGGACCATGATCAAGCGAGATAATCAAACCAAGACTGAGCACACTGTACTTACAG gTGGTGTGGCACAGTTGAGCTGTCAAATACGGGGTGAGCCAAAGCCTTTGTTGGAGTGGATTTTACCTGACGGAAGTAAGGTCAGAGCTCCTTACTCCAGTGAGGACAGGAGGATCATAATCACTGCTGAAGGGAAGCTCACTCTACGGGGTGCAGAGGCCTCTGACACAGGCCTCTACCGGTGCATCGCCACAAACTACCTGGATGCAGATATCCTCATCTTTCGAGTGACAGTTCTGTCCCCTGATGTGGAAGAGGTTGAGGTCAACAGTGTCCAACTCTCAAGGCCACTGGGTGAAAATTTGGTCTTTGACTGTAGCTCCTCAGGGAGTCCTGAGGCCTCGTCCCAGTGGATACTCCCTGACCACTCAGTACTGGACAAGTCTCAGGGGAACAGGAAAATGTATAAGAATGGAACCTTGCTGATTCAGGGTCTCACAGCAAGGGACAGGGGCTTTTATAGGTGTTTGGTTGCTAATCACCTTGGAGTTGACCTTCTTGTGTCTCAGGTGACAGTGACCGAAGAAAGGTCTGAGACAGTAACAGTTTTGGACAGTGAGGGATCAGGGATGGAAATGGAGGATAAGGTTGACCCTAGCTTGGCTGAAAACACAGTCACTTTCAATGAGATCCCGTCTTCCAGTCCCTCTGACAGAACTAGTCAGGAATCCAGAACCATCACCTCAGATCGACCTTACCCCAGACTCAGGTCACAGGGTAGAGGAAGTGCTGGAGGTAGACtgggacagagaaggagagggctAGTAAGCAACAGGCGGATCTGGAGTAGCAGGGTCTTTGATAAAGCTTCCAGGAAAGTGGACCCACAGAAATTTGCTGAACTTATGAAAAGGGCTCAAGATGGACCAAGAATAAAAACtggcacagagaaagagagcatgaAATATGAAGACTCAAACACTGGTCTTTCTGGTGACGATGAAATTGGCTCTGGTGAGGATCATAATGAAGATCATCTCATCATTGTGCCAAGGCCAAGGAGAGTCAAACCAACGTCACAGAAAGGTAGACTATTTGGGCAAGAGAACAGGCAGCTTGAAACTATAACATCCAAACAGACAGGTCAGGGTAGTAATGTAGCAACAACAGGGGCACATCAAATTGTTGGCATGGAAACCACAGTCAGCAATCACATTGATTTAAGTCAAGTGACAGAAAATACgaacacagcaacaacagagtCATATATGCAGTCAGATTCTACACCAATCAagtccacattcacacactatCCAAAAGAAAGGAGTGGAAGTCAAAGTGATGCAGTTACACCATATAACACAATTTCACACAACACAGGCCTTTCTAGTTTTCATGAGATCACTGAATTTTATGCCATGGAAAGAACTACCATGCCAGACTCAAACAGGCGCCCAGTCACTCTCCGATTTACTATTACAGACACATCTCAAGAAACTCAGCTCCAGTTCTCAGGAGAACAACCAGCAGAGCCAGAGACGTCCACGGGGGCGGGGCTCTCATTTACCACAGACACTAATGTCACTCCAATGAGGGATGGCCCAGGCCCTGTGGAGCTAGTCGTTCACACATCCACAGACCCAGAAAGCCAGACAACATTCACAGCCATCAccaccacagagagacagcaagatGAGATAACCTTCCATACCACCCAAACAATCAAATCCCCACGCATGCCTGCAGGATCCACCATCATCTCCCGGCAGCAGATCCATATCATCCCACACAagaacagcagaggaggggggcgCAGGAGGACCTTTCAAGGCCGCAGGAGGATCATTAAACCCAACAGGATCACTGACATACAGTCCTTCATCAATAAACTTCAACAGCCCTCATTGAAGAAGGAAGGGAATGCCACGTTGCCATATAGAATTGAGCTGACCACAG ACTGTGAATGCgatgaagacaaaaagaagacatCATCCACTGATC CCTCTACCACAAACTATTACATTACTTCAAATACCCCCTTTACCCACACAGAGTCAAGGCCAGAGGTTTCCAGTGGCTACATAACCTCTGCTGATGCCCCTGAGTTTGACCCTACGTTTGATCCATTTTTGACCACAAATAAAGAACCGTCAATCTCCACCACAGCCACTACCACTACAATTGCCTCTAAGGTTATTCGTGGAAGAATTCCATGGAACAGGCTgtttggaggcagagagagggaaaagataCTGGGCAGGCTAAAGAGGCCATTCATCACCCAAAAAACGTCAACTACAGCTGAAACTACAACAGTAACCCCAATCACATCCCCCGCTGCTATGCCCACCACCGCCgcaaacacactgactgaaccTGAGACTCTGTCTCCATCCAGACACACAGGGAACAAAGAGGGCTCATTAAATGATGACTATGGAGATGTGTCCTCTGCAGATTTTGAGTTCACAACATTGGGACCCAGCTTTCACCATCTAACTACTACCAACCCATCCTATTATTCCAAGTCTGCCACCACTGCTGAAACACCACCAGAATCACAGACTCTACCATCCCCACCTACTGTCAAACCACCTTCAAGGGAAAATCCTGATGAAACCATATCATCTGGGTCCGGGGGACTACCTGATAATTTGTATGTAATCAGACAGAAACCTGGTGGGACAAGAGGACGGCAAGGACGGAGAAGAAGGCCATTTAGGGGCAGGAGACCCTTCAAGAAACCTGCAATCATTAAATCACACTCTGCTACCACAACTGAGGCTTTAACTACAGTGGTAACAACTATGGAAACTACAATGGATACAACCACACTACCACAATGGACTGCTTCACTCTACAAGCCCCTGTACACACCATTTAGGAAAGAGGACAGAACCGCAATAGCTGTTTCCACTGACCAAACATCAAAGGAGGTGACTGATTTTTATGAGGAATTTGACTGGAGGATATCTAGCAGTTTACCAGGCTATACTTCAACCAAGGCACCTTTGATCCCTTCAACCACATTTACCCCCACCACCATATTCATGCCAGCTACCACAAAAGGGCCTTACACAACAGCTCGGCCCAGAGTCCACAGCAACATCAGACCGCCAACACAGAGGAACAATGGTCACACCTCTCGTAGACCACCATTGAGGAGAATAAGACCAACTGTGCAGAGCAGTGGTGCCAGAGATAGTGTAGATAAAGGCCTTACCTTTGACACAATGACCATCCTTACAGCTGAACAAGGATACACCAACACCCCTGCCCCATTCAACAACATAGACCCACACAATGCCATCTCTGGTGTTTATAGTCATGCCACTGGCAATGAAGCTACAAGTGCCAATATTGCTGGCTTTGAACCCACTACAAAGGGTATGACAACCAAACCTAAGATAGTTGGGGGCAATGCAGCCAGCTTCACCGTGTTATCCAACTCAGATGCTTTCCTGCCTTGTGAGGCTGTTGGAAACCCTCAACCAGCTATAACCTGGAAACGCTCCACCAGCACAG gaaGCACCGTTACAATTAAGGGGAGGATGGGCAAGTTTGAGGTGTTGAGCAATGGCACGCTGTCGATCCAGAATGCCAACATTAAGGACCGTGGGCAGTACCTCTGTCTAGCTGAGAATGATCATGGATCAGATAAACTTCTTGTCACCCTCTCTGTGGTGGCCTACCCCTCACGCATCCTGGAGCCCAAAATGCGTGAGATAAAGTCTCATGCAGGAAATACTGTGGAGATGAAATGTAATGCAGAGGGTCGGCCAACACCCATGATATCCTGGATCCTGGCCAACCGAACCCAGGTCAGGGgtcaaaacacagagaagggAAGGGTATCAGTATCTGCTGAAGGGACTCTGGTCATTGAGCGGGTGTCTGTTTATGACAGAGGTCATTACAAATGCATCGCCAGTAACCCAGCTGGAGCTGATACTGCTACAGTCCGACTGCAGGTTGTGGCAGCTCCCCCAGGCATTGTGGAGGAGAAACGGCAGCAGGTGAAAGCTGGTGTAAGTCAAAAGGTGTGGCTACCCTGCACTGGTCAAGGCAGCCCTCAGCCTACTATTCACTGGGTCATCCATGATGGGTCAGTGATACGATCTAACAGACCTACCAGTAACGCACGGATATCAGTGTATGTGAATGGAACCCTCCACATTAAGGATGTGACTCCAGCAGACAGCGGGAAGTATGAATGTATTGCTACCAGCTCTACTGGCTCAGAGAGAAGGGTGGTGACTCTGACAGTGGAGAGGCAAGAGTCTGCACCTCAAATAGTGGAGACATCCCATCGCGTGACAGAGTTGTTCTTCGGGGATCAGCTGAGACTAAACTGTTCAGCTACAGGAGACCCTAAACCCAGGATCATCTGGAGGCTGCCCTCTAAAGCTGTGGTGGACCAGTGGCACAG GATGGGCAGCAGAATTCAGGTCCTGGATAATGGTACTCTTATTGTTAACACTGTGAGTGATAAAGATGCAGGAGACTATCTCTGTGTGGCACGAAGCAAAATTGCTGATGATCTCCAACTCATGAGGGTCAGTGTGTCAATGAAGCCAGCTAAGATAGAGCCTAAGCTCTACGGAAAGAAGCAGGTACCCTATGGTAATGACTTTAAGGTTGACTGTAAGGCCTCAGGAGCACCAAAGCCAGAGATCTCCTGGGGTCTACCAGACGGTACAGTGGTGAACAGCGCTCTTCAATCTGATGCCAGCAGTGGAGTAGGACGAGCACGGCGCTATACACTTTTTGACAATGGAACTCTCTACCTAAACCAG GTTGGTATGTCAGAGGAAGGGGACTACACCTGCTATGCTGAAAACCAGGTGGGCAAAGATGAGATGCATGTACATATCAGCGTGGTGACTGCTGCCCCCAGGATACGTCCACCCAGCCAGACCTATGCCAGGGTGACGCCTGGAGGGAACATCCGCTTTGATTGTGAAGCACTTGGGGAACCCAAACCGAAGATCCTGTGGATGCTGCCAACCAACGATGTAATTGCAGCATCTAATGAACGTTACCTAATGCATGTCAACGGCTCTCTGGATATCAGGGACGTGAAGCTTATCGATGCTGGGGAATATGTTTGTATGGCTCGCAACCCTGCtggagaaaatagaaaagtcTACAAGCTTGATATAGAAGGGAATCCACCAGTGATCAATGGCTACCGGCAGAACAGGACCGTAATCAAAGATGTAGCTGCTAAattctccaggaaattaataGACTGTAAGGCTGAGGGCGATCCCACCCCTAGTATCACTTGGATTATGCCTGATAACATCTTTCTGACAGCACCATACTTTGGCAGCAGGATTAATGTCCACCATAATGGGACATTAGAGTTTCGTAACGTGCGGCCAACTGATACAGCAGAGTTCATTTGCATGGCGAGGAATGATGGAGGAGAGGCAGTAATGGTGGTGCAGCTGGAGGTGACCAGTATGCTCCGAAGGCCGATCTTCAAGAACCCCTTCAACGAACGTATTGTGTCTCGGATTGGGAAAACCACAGTTCTGAACTGCTCTGCTGATGGACACCCAATGCCGGAGATCATTTGGACTTTGCCAAATGGAACACGGTTTACTGGTGAACCCAACCATGGCTCTCACCACCACCTAGGCAAGGATGGGACTTTAGTCATCTATAGCCCTCGTAAAGAGGATGCTGGGAAGTACCGCTGCGGTGCCAGGAATTTCATGGGCTACATAGAGAAGCTAATCATTTTGGATGTTGGGCAGAAACCTTACATCCTGACAAGGCCTAGGGGCATCATACGCAGTGTGTCTGGAGAACCTCTCTTCCTTCACTGTTTATCTGATGGAAGTCCCAGACCCAGAATCTACTGGACCATTCCCGGTGGCCACACTCTTACTCGGCCTCAAGTCCTTGGGCGCTACCAGTTACTGGAGAATGGTACTTTGGTTATTCAGGATACTACTCTCCACGACAGAGGGAACTACATCTGCAGGGCTCAGAACAATGCTGGGGAGGCTGTGCTCACTGTCCCTGTTATAATCATTGCCTACCCTCCACGGATCACTACAGGGCCACCTCCTAGTGTGAAAGCAGTGACCGGGACACCTATCCAGCTCAACTGTGCCGCTATTGGGATCCCCAAGCCAGAGATCACCTGGGAGCTGCCCGATCGTTCAGTTCTGTCAGCGGCAGACCAGGGCCGGCCTATGGGTAGCGAACTGCTTCACCCTCAGGGCACACTTATCATTCAGAGGCCCACAGCTTCAGACTCTGGCACATACAAGTGCTTGGCCAAGAACCACCTGGGTACAGACTCAAAGGCCACATATGTACATGTActgtga